The DNA sequence CCAATGAATAGAAAGGAGGACATGAAGGAAAACAAGAGGGAGACCAGGAGCATGTAGGTGAGGTcacggttgttggctttgacaattggAGTTTCACGATACTTAATGAAAATTCCCAGAACAAAAGCTGTGATTAGGGAGAAGAAGAGGGCTAAGAAAACAAGTATCATCCCCAAAGGCTCTTCATAAGATAGGAAAGTTATAACTTTGGGGACACaatgatcttggttcttgtttggatgctgatcttctggACACTCAGTGCAATGTCCTGCATCTGAAAAGCACAAGAGTGACTTTAGCATTGGCTTTGACTATTGCAGTTTCACAGTACTTAATAAAGATTCCTAAAACGCAAGCAATGGTTAGAGATAGGAGTAGGGCAAAGCAAACAAGGATGACGCCCAAAGGTTCTTGGTAGGATAAGAAAATTATACGCTTGGGGATGCATTGATCTCGGTCCTTGTTCGGATGCTGATCTTCTGGACACTCAGTGCAACGTCCTGCATCTGAAAAGCACAAGAGTGACTTTAGCATTGCTCATGTCTATCCAGTTGGAAAACAGGTTTCTAAGGTTCTAGTaagcagagcaatcagcagaAGAAACCTCTTCCTATGATACATTCCACCACCAAGCCAAGCTTTCTGCTATCAGTAATTGTTGCTGTCAATAAATACATACATGAGCATGGGCTCGATTCACAGTTTCTCAAGCATACACATCTTCTGAGATGCTTCCACTACTTATGGCACAGAGAACACTAGCACTGTATGTGTCAGGGGATGCACATCAGCAGGACATATCTGCCATTCTGATACAGAGCTCAGAAGGCTGCATCTCCTTtggacagcagagagagagagagagagagagagagagagagagagagagagagagagagagagatgtgggaggaaatgaggaaataaaaaaataaacctgCAGAAATTGGAATACCTCCTACAGATAGCAAGTAATACCACAGATGGCAAGTAAAAAGGTAAAGATAAAGttttcccctgcacagtcataACCGACTCtagggggcggtgctcatctccacTTTCAAGCCAAGGGAACCAGCATTGTTCGAAGACATCTTCCAGGATCACGTTGCCAGCGTGACTAAACGCCGAAGGGCATGGAACACTGTTGccttcccactgaagtggtatctatttatctacttgcatttaagAGTTTTCAAACTGCTGGGtcggcaggagctgaggcaagtaacaggagctcaccctgttccacagcaCTGGGGTCTCAAACTCTTGGGCTGCTGACGTTCCAGCTGACAGTCCAGCATTATAGGCTTcccgcccacccacccagcagcacaacaaatgttcccttgtacagaggaaacctccaggaccGACCCCACCCCAGTGGTGCAACTGCATCgtcaaagggggagggaattagataggattggactatttcTGATAGACCGATAgttggtgttgctgctgctgatgttGCTTGTGGGCTGCTTCTATTCTTCTGGTTCTTCTCTTCCCCGTCCTTCCCATTCCTACCAAGTCCTGTCCCTGCAGAGCTACTCTCTTCTGTATCTTGTTCACCTTTCTAGTTGTGTCTTGTACCTACCTGCACATTGGTCTGCTCCATTCACGTGTAAGGCAGATGGTGAGCACACTATTTACAAATTCTGTTTGGCTTGGGCTGATACGAAGAAGCATCAGGTCCCACAGGTGGATCAAGATGACTCCTCCCACTGTCCTCCAGATGGGCAGCTCCTTCCCCTTGAGCCACTTACCTTCCTGAGTAGAGACGGTTCCCCCCTTGCACGGAGTACAGTCATAGCAGCAAACAGGCTGTCCTTCTTTCATCACCTTGACAGACCCAGGCCGACAGCTTTCCGTGCATCTGGAACAAGGCAGGGTCTAAGCAGAAGGACAAAGACCAGGAATCAAATGTTTGAAGAGCTTTTGTCAATCTAAATGAACTATCGTgatcagtggagtcactagggtttgcatcacccagtgtgggaggccagcatgtctcccctatgatggacctgctcccaggcagcgggcagggcaacaccccgaGTTGTGGGTGTGGTAATGTACcactctgctggttttttggctataactttggatagtaTGCAGATAATTCAATGCAGGATGTTTCATTtcagtctgcatgaaattatgcatcgaatggcatataacatgatggtattatttagataggattgggctgattgttTACCCCACATCACTTATGTCagtaagggcccaaccctacccaactttctagcactgctgtagctgcaatacagccccaaggcaagggaacaaatgttcccttaccttgaggaggtgtctgtgactgccctcccaccgcaggatgcagcacacatcagtCAAGTTTATCGGAAAGGAATCTACTCTCTTTATTTATATAGCATAAAACAAATTCTTAGAACTCAGTTGAGTTTGCTAAAGAAGATAAAATGAAATTGTGGAGTTTCCCTACCTGGTTAAATCCCTtgggccacacaatggcatcctGGTCAATGGTGAACGTGATCTCTGGAGAGTTCTGCCTCTCGAGACTCCCAACTTTCACTCTAGCAATGGACTGATTGGGAAATGCCACAATGTTCACAATATCAAAGTCAGCTGCCAGCTCCCCCTCCTCATCCAGGTAAACTCCCTCCATGGAAGTATTGTAAAAGCGGAAGTttctcaggaaagggtgaagctgCATTTGGAGAATAGAAAAGCATATTAAACCATTTTTGGccaatgttgcatacatgcaacagggatcaaatgtgtacacctgtgggctgggcagaaatggattaaatatTTCAGATGTGTCCATTGGAAGAGCTGCGCATGTGCGATGCAGACTCAAAGTGTTAATGTATTTTTTGCAACGTGATCCTGGCAGCagaaggcagtcacttccaggattTCCCCAGCTACCCATGGTtgctcctcctccaaggagagcCTGGAATAGACTGCACATTGCTGGTTGTGTGAAGCAATGTGAAGCACCACATTGCTGCTGGTGTGAAGGGCACCAGCACCGTGTCCTCCTCCTGTAAGATCCCTGAGTGACTGCCTTCAGTCTGTTCTGGGCTCTttctggaggagggggcaggcaCCGTGGCCACTTTGTGTGCCCCATTCTTCTCTTCTGGAGGCTGGCAGCCTCCAGAGGAGATGGAATGTGGCACGGGAAGTGGCTACAGCCCCCACCTCCTCCGCAAATAGGGCGCAGCCTGGGTCCAGTCTTGGCACGGTTGGACCTGAGGCTCCGCCCTAGTTAGGGCCCTGCTTGCCTTTCTCTAGAGCAGATCCTGGTGGCAGATCTGCAGGGTCTGCTCTACTTTTGGAGGATCCACAGAGGGCCAAACTGCATGGGACAGTACATGCATAAATGTGCACGGAGAAGCGCAAATTTTCTCTCATATACAATTCACATGGGACCACAGTTGGGATGGAAACTGTAGCATGGAGGTAGGGGGTATAGAAACTTTAACTCTGTGCTGTTTTCCAGcaaacccacccccccccccaaaaaaaaacacttgctTAAAGCATTGATTTAACTCTAAATGTATTGTGTGCTACTGAGATTTTCAGTGGGGCAGTGAGTTAAAGGGATACATACTGCCTACCTTTGTGGCACAGATCTGACCCACATTGTCACCCTGTCTGACTGGCAACCCCATCTGATCAAATCCCAGCCACAGATGCTACAGGAGCAAGTACTTCATCCAATGGAGGGCAGTCTCTTAGGTCtcctctagataagggaacatttgtttccttgcctgggaTAAATTTTCACCACCtgaatgggtctatttggacctggaACAGCAAGCAATTTAGGGGGTgaaagtggatcaaggctgggaaaggggatcaGGTTTCGGCAGTGCCACTGTTGCCAATACAGCCACCTTCTCTGCTTCAACAGTACCCCTGGTTCCATCCTGGACCCTACCCTGTTACTCCCCATTTCCCACTGCTCCCCATACTGGCTTAGCGGTGTCAGGGCACAAGGATGGACTGCTTACAGCAGTGGTGGGGCTACACAGGTCAGCATGCTACCTTTTGAGGCTGCCGTAAAGGACCTTACACTTTAATTCCAGCAGATTGAGGCCATGAATCATATCCAATGCCTTGATGCATTAGTTGTAGTATGGCATTAAATGAGCGCAAAGCATAAAACACTCTGGGACTTTCCGATCCATCCAAATAACACTGTGACTCAGCTTCAGGTGAGGAACACTGTAGCATGAGGATGTTTCAGAGCCTGGATCTGGCATTGCACAATTCATGTTCAGTGCAACTCTGTGAGGGAATGAAATACCTGCCATGGCTGAGCCACTCTGTGTTCCAGCCTGCTGGCGCCTGCTAACAGTCTCCGATTCAGTGGTCTGAATGCAAATGCAACATGTAGGACACGGGCCACAGCCTGGATAGAGTTGTAAATCCTGTGACTGTCTTGGGACAGGACTCTTTCAGCCACATCCTGGGCCAGGTTCTCCCTTTGCTCTTTCTCTGTGCATCTTATCCAGCCTTTCACAGACAACACAGACCTTGAATAAAAACAATGGAATGCCTTTTCCCCAAACAGGCTAACGGCAGAGTACAGTGAGTCAAAATTGTTGTATTCTGTGTGTTGGTGTTTATGGATTGAGAAAGACAAAGAACCGTGGATGCACAAGACCCCAGCCAGCTTGTAAAACAACCTCAAGCCGAGGTCCTGCAAAGACGCTGCAATCCAAACTTTCCCCTCAAGTTTAGGATTCTGTACGCTTCCTCGCATGAGCACTGCTAGAACCAGCACGGCAGAAGAGTCCACAAAGTAAACAACGACATTGACTTGGTCTTGCATCAGAAATGGCTTCATGAGGAATCGCTGATGAAACGAACCCAACACTGGGATTCTTTTTGAGAAGGCAACGCAAAGACCCCTCTTTACGATCACATCTGTGATGGTGGTGATGAACTTTTCTCCATAGTCATTGCTTGGGGCCAGGAGACCAATCCACGTCCACTTAAAATGCAGGAGTAGTTTGGCAATCCCCAGGAAAGGGGGTTCTTGTTTAGGCACCATCCGGAAGGAGAAAGGAAACCGAGCTTTATCTTCTTGAGCATGGCTACCCAAACCATAACTGACCTAACAAGGAAGGGAAATGGTTGGTGTATTATTGATAACGGCATAATGCAGATATTTATTGAGTTAATTACCGTGTTACAAAATGCCCATTCTGATGGGTGAAATATATTTGAAAGACCCAGATGTTGCTCTCATTGTAACAGAATCCCAAGTACAGCTATTTTCATCATAGGAGTGAAtgagtttttaattttttatggAAGTCAAGAGGTTCCTTCTAGGACTCTGCTGGTTACTCTTTGGGGTAGGACCTTTCTTTCATACTCTGTACATACaaacatagatagatagatagatagagatagatagataccagtgtttctcaaactttgtccCCCAAggtaccttttctaatggtctATCAAGGGCCACCAATGGCAGTGACATTAACCCATGACCCCACCCCTTCCGGTCCCACTGCATGGATGCTACCggggaaggagaaggcaggaAACTTCTGCACTCTTCCCAGTCAGCAGCTCACCAACTGATTGTCGGCCATGCTGCTGACTATTAGCGGGTGAGCGGGAGACAGGTGCTGATCCTCCAGCCATGTTGGGTGGTGGAGATGGAGGTTTGCATGGAAGATAAGCTTCATGCACCACTGGAAACCAATCAGGTTTGCATACCACTGATTGCTGTAAGCAGCCAGTGGCCGCGGCAGTGCCCAAGCAATCCATCCTTGTGCCCTGATGCCACTAAGTCAGCACGGGGAACAGTAGGAAACAAGGAGGAAACAGTAGGAAACAAGGAGGTGAGCAACAGGGCACGGACCAGGATGGAACAGGGGTAGTGTTGAAGCTGGGGAGGTGGCTGTATtgctggcagcagcactgctgatatagatagataaatacacacacagagagtttATCCCATATCTGGAACACTTGGGAAAGCATTATGTATTTTGGAAGACTATAGTGAATGCCAAGATTGAACTTACTGTTGGCATGGCATGTGCTGCCCAGTGTGGGTGAGGCCCCCAGTTCGCCCCTTCCCGTCACCGATGCAAGTCCCCCGTATCACCTGCTTGGCTCAGCGATGCCTTTTGTGCAGACTGAGCCCACCCCTCCTGCCACGTGCTATGTCGGTGGGTGCGCAAAACAGTCAAAAAGTTCTTTAAAAGTCTGCGTACCCCAGCATGCATTGCGCTGTGCCTGCCAGCTCCCATTGGCATGCACACAAGTCAAAAGGTTTTTTGAAAAGTCATGTTCATGCTTGAAAAAAAATTGCAGAGAGATGCGTGTGCGTTAGAAAGggtaagaataaaataaaatctggtTCTTCTGAGTGGAATGACTGATTGGATGGTTGAAGAAAGGGGAAAATTGAGTTCACACAGTACTTCTTGTGCATGAATGAGTAGTACTTGCTGAAAGACCAGCTATGTGTTTCTGGCTACTGCCTTGCCTGGTTGAGGCTTAAAGaatgggagaggggagaaggaggccagaagaAAAGGCAGAGCAGTGAGATGACCAAAGAAGCAAGTCACCTTCCTTGAGGTCAGTGTTGGCAGGCAGATTCTTGTGAGGCTGGTATGGTGGGAGTGCCATCGTTCAGCACAGTAGATGTCTGTCAAATACAGCTGAATTTGGAGAGCGGACAACTTGTGGAGATCTCTGGTCAGATCCTTAAAATGATTTTGGAGCACAGGAGAAGAATGGTTCTCTGAGCCAATAGGGAGTCATCAATGTATttgttttcttctgagtaggcctggtccATCCATGAACCCAACTGAAGTGATCACCAGACAGACGATGCAGGGAGGggacccatctctgtccaccgaattacctccactgctccttttctccttccatttcTGGGGTTTGGAAATTGAAGAGGGatacagagaggaaaaggaaatgtggcgAGAAGGAGGCCGCCAAGCAAGACTATTGGAGTGTGGGAGGTGCATAGGCTGGGACGTCATCGGGTAATGGGGCAGTATGTGGTATATCGCCTCAAGTCTCAGGAGGTCATGCCTGCTCCATACATCTTGTTGCTCACACCCATTTCCTCAAGACTGGGTCAGTTCAGCCTCTTTGTGGCAACAAAAAATAATTGGGGAAAAATAAGATAAAGGAGACGTCTGAGGTTTTCAGTTGCCTCAATGGGCCTTGGTTACTGTATCTTTTTGGAGAcagtattttttatatatatactaCATTCATGGGGTGTGCAGAATTTCAAATTCAGGTTCAATTACAGGGCAGTAAAACACTGTCTTTTAACTGGTTTTTGAAACCAGTTGAAAGATGCCAGGTTCAGAGCAGTTCCTTGATGTCTGCGATGTGCAAGCCTGTGTCTTCTGAAACGTTTCTTCATCTCTGATCCCAAGTCACTGTACAGCAGCAGAGGGCTGGCATAAAAGGACACTGAACATATCACTGCTGCCCAATCCCTTTGCTACCTATCTGTCAAGGAAGTTAAGGCAGGAGCCCTAGCCTGCAATTTATACGAAGGGATTTTTGTCATCAAGAGCAAGGAACACATTTGATTCTCCCTCCTCAACTGTGTCCCAGACTGCACCCATTTTCATTCCTAGAAACAAACGTGCAACTGTGATTATTTCTGGGGCTAGAAATTCTGCACTAGGAGATGGTGCTGAAGTGGAGGAAACCACATGACATTCACCAACCATATGacacagtggtgggattcaaataaattaacaacaggttctatgtcctaatgacaatGTCCAGTCCCCCCAGTATCCCCCATCATGTGTCCAATAGCCCCCCCCCAGTATTctcatcaattatccagacacccatgggtgcacgtgggatggggtcaggcctgcttgggtcagggctgtttaggggagagggggtcagggttgcatggcagagggggtcagggctgcatgggggtcagggctgcttgtgggaagggggtcagtgttgcatgggagagggggtcagggctacttgtgggaagggggggtcagggctgctggggggtcagggctccacaggggtcagggttgcatgggagagagggtcagggcttcatggggtcagggctgcttgtagGAAGGGGagtcacaagtaccaccagaaagtaccactCCAGGTACCTGTAcaattggttgagaaacagtgtcctagtaactggtctcactgccaggctgtCGATGTCaggaggtcccacaagtaccaccagaaagtaccactcaaataccactggtggtacccgtaccactggttgacaaacaatgtacAAGTGTAAATATGATAGTTTCACCCTCATACATTTCACTGCAGATACAATAttaattaactcatttttgcccagcctacagttgtacacatttgttccctgctgcaaatatgcaacattgggcagaaatggtgtaaCTACTCAAAACATTCTCCTCCAATGAGCATGAACCGAACTCCTGAGGACTCCGTGAGATGAAACCAACTTCATCTGTATAAGTTATTATGCTGTAAAGAGGCATGACGCTACTCACATGGTTAATCTGAGCTTGCTTCACATGTTGTCTATATAGTTAAAATCAGAATACAAATGCCCCTTTAACCATAGATTACGGGACaccccagatttaaaaaaaaatgaggaaaaatactgtacctaccaccagatgcataaaaatataattaacaccCTGAGGCAACTCTGAGTATAATTCAAGGATGCTCAAAGGAGCCAATCCCTTTCTGCATTTCATTAACAAAACTCTCCCCCACAGCTATTTCTGGAGTAGGAAGATGCCTGCAATAGTAACCATGACAGAAACAGGACTGGGTGTGTGTGGGTCAGTCACCTAGAGTGAGGCACAAGAAGCAGCCTCCCTCCTACTGCTCAGCCCTTCTGCAAATCAATAGGGGGGGTTAAATGGGGCTAATGGAGCCCACCCCAAGAGCTgacaggagcaggggtgggggaggaagcccaaGAGGAGCCTGCAGGCCTGCCTACTGCAGACGAAGTAGCAACAAGTAGGggctctgctcctctcctcagcGCGTTGCcctagtgaggaggaggagaaggaggaagaggaaggcggCTGCCTGTGTGAGGCGCCCACCCTTCCCAACTGCTGTGgcttccccttctccttctcctagGAGCCCGCCAGGCGGGCAATGCAAAGCAGAGTAGAGTGGGGGAAGCCGCAGTCCCCTgagggagcaggcagggctcCCCTTCGCCAGAGGGTTTCAG is a window from the Tiliqua scincoides isolate rTilSci1 chromosome 2, rTilSci1.hap2, whole genome shotgun sequence genome containing:
- the LOC136639065 gene encoding vomeronasal type-2 receptor 26-like is translated as MQELDWCTLNGRSECETYFYCSIKALRFWDLLPFFFAIHEINQNPSLLPNVSLGYNIYENYFNARLTYEAVMDLLSTGQKSLPNYTCGRRNKLVTVLEGADSAISGQISSMLGIYKIPQVSYGLGSHAQEDKARFPFSFRMVPKQEPPFLGIAKLLLHFKWTWIGLLAPSNDYGEKFITTITDVIVKRGLCVAFSKRIPVLGSFHQRFLMKPFLMQDQVNVVVYFVDSSAVLVLAVLMRGSLHPFLRNFRFYNTSMEGVYLDEEGELAADFDIVNIVAFPNQSIARVKVGSLERQNSPEITFTIDQDAIVWPKGFNQTLPCSRCTESCRPGSVKVMKEGQPVCCYDCTPCKGGTVSTQEDAGHCTECPEDQHPNKNQDHCVPKVITFLSYEEPLGMILVFLALFFSLITAFVLGIFIKYRETPIVKANNRDLTYMLLVSLLFSFMSSFLFIGQPQKVTCLLRQNNFSVIFSVALSSVLAKTVTVLVAFMATKPGSRMRKWLGKSLANSNVFSCCIVQVGICAVWLGISPPFPDSDMHSQSGYIILQCNEGSVTMFYVALGYMGFLAAVSFTVAFLARKLPGAFNEAKLITFSMLVFCSVWVSFVPTYLSTRGKYMVAVQVFSILASTLGLLGCIFMPKCYIIILRPDLNTTEHLIIKPKGAS